A region from the Osmerus eperlanus chromosome 11, fOsmEpe2.1, whole genome shotgun sequence genome encodes:
- the zgc:162193 gene encoding TRPM8 channel-associated factor homolog, with the protein MTQSSSSSSLLEESYSSLMRGIQELDLGGPSIPSDLVLIGDHAFPLAMNTRGQVLMAASFYGRGRLVVLGHESYLTTLPNLVDNALAWLSADPAQGSPSVGINPSCSALVGQISGGRMETRVGPLTQGLGVYVTNVYSVKGEEKGLVEFMKAGGGLLLAGQAWSWAQSNPGQNTLLNFPGNHVSSVAGVYFSEHCGEVASLPVPPQIPSSWMAVAIEKDFKDDLEFLLKGVSEFDIQGGAVPSEVLVHGPLAFPIGSAHGSCSFLAGAYYGQGRVIVVSHEGYLNRVELDTFWTNAVRWLDEGRNGLVGVAPGLDTSFLRQSGLACEQTGFRKDLSVYVCKSYSDQHAEDIQQFVAEGGGLLIGGHAWWWASQNPGSNPLTEYPGNRILNRMGLSLLGNTVPAGCYPAPTPGQSCSQGYHFRQLLRRFASHVNTGAELTQHEETCLKKLGKDCSMFLNMQAYDCSSYANVLSSLTDILKQASVPQVCQSCPVSQPKDHLLLSVGAEVYKVCPDPDALLPYLIKDQPVMGVRYNTNITIRTKTGGSEEWISTGLYLSPGMRTYMAFPPEMVNQGWKVQIGCQTDYIGNSSELKRAPSVCQKMPVDSEMMQVWNLWGGLIYVVAPPNTEVDGAEVMVQVAIPAPYYKSGVTTLADWMILRTAPSPWAELEFENIILTVHSDVVRGLERPDEVAALWDDIMRGVADLAAVPAKFTRKERFVADVQISHGFMHAGYPIMIQSCSAAELVNVKQARSSGIWGPIHELGHNQQRRAWEFPPNTTECTCNLWSVYVHEQVLGVDRGQAHPNMALVNRQIRAEQYAKGGRDLGAWDMWTALETYMQLQDVFGWEAFKKVFAQYHTMQNVPGDNAGKMNVYAQTFSQVVGKNLASFFKAWGWPIDGATEEKLSSLPAWTDHPMAQYG; encoded by the exons ATGactcagagcagcagcagctcctctcTTCTGGAGGAGTCTTACTCCTCCCTGATGAGGGGCATCCAGGAGCTGGACCTCGGTGGGCCCAGCATCCCCTCCGACCTGGTCCTCATCGGGGACCACGCCTTCCCCCTGGCCATGAACACCCGGGGCCAGGTCCTGATGGCGGCGTCCTTCTATGGCCGTGGCCGCCTGGTGGTCCTGGGCCACGAGAGCTACCTTACCACCCTCCCCAATCTAGTGGACAATGCCCTGGCCTGGCTGAGCGCTGATCCAGCCCAGGGCAGCCCGTCTGTGGGGATCAACCCCAGCTGCAGCGCCCTGGTGGGTCAGATCAGCGGGGGCCGCATGGAGACCCGGGTGGGGCCTCTGAcccaggggctgggggtgtaCGTAACCAATGTCTACAGtgtgaagggggaggagaaggggctgGTGGAGTTCATGAAGGCTGGAGGCGGGCTGCTGCTGGCGGGGCAGGCCTGGAGCTGGGCCCAGTCAAACCCAGGACAGAACACGTTGCTGAACTTCCCTGGGAACCATGTGTCCAGCGTGGCGGGGGTCTACTTCTCGGAGCACTGTGGGGAGGTGGCGTCTCTCCCTGTGCCCCCTCAAATACCTTCCAGCTGGATGGCTGTGGC tatAGAGAAGGACTTCAAGGATGACCTGGAGTTCCTGCTGAAGGGTGTGTCTGAATTTGACATCCAGGGCGGAGCTGTTCCCTCCGAGGTGCTTGTCCATGGCCCTCTGGCCTTCCCCATCGGCTCCGCCCATGGCAGCTGTTCCTTCCTGGCCGGGGCTTACTACGGCCAGGGGCGGGTCATCGTGGTTTCACATGAGGGCTACCTGAATCGTGTGGAGCTCGACACATTTTGGACAAACGCCGTCCGTTGGTTGGATGAGGGCCGTAATGGGCTGGTAGGCGTGGCCCCCGGTCTTGACACAAGCTTTCTCCGCCAATCAGGGCTGGCGTGTGAGCAGACAGGCTTCAGGAAGGacctgagtgtgtatgtgtgcaagtcCTACAGCGACCAGCATGCTGAGGACATCCAGCAGTTtgtagcagagggaggggggctcctGATTGGGGGGCATGCCTGGTGGTGGGCAAGCCAGAACCCTGGGAGCAACCCCCTCACAGAGTACCCAG GCAACCGCATCCTGAACAGGATGGGCCTGAGCCTGTTGGGCAACACAGTGCCGGCAGGCTGctacccagccccaacccccggTCAGTCATGCTCTCAGGGATACCACTTCCGGCAGCTTCTGCGCCGCTTTGCCAGTCACGTGAACACTGGGGCGGAGCTAACACAGCATGAGGAGACCTGTCTTAAGAAGCTGGGCAAAGACTGCTCTATGTTCCTGAACATGCAGGCGTACGACTGCTCCTCGTACGCCAACGTCCTCTCCTCGCTGACCGACATCCTGAAGCAGGCTTCCgtcccacag GTGTGCCAGTCATGCCCGGTCAGCCAACCCAAGGACCACCTGCTCTTGAGTGTGGGGGCGGAGGTATACAAGGTGTGCCCGGACCCGGATGCCCTCCTGCCGTACCTCATAAAGGACCAACCCGTCATGGGGGTGCGGTACAATACTAACATCACCATCAGAACCAAGACTGGAG gttCAGAGGAGTGGATCAGTACAggtctctacctctcccctgGTATGAGAACATACATGGCCTTTCCCCCAGAGATGGTCAACCAGGGCTGGAAG GTGCAGATTGGCTGTCAGACTGATTACATTGGGAACTCATCAGAACTGAAGCGGGCGCCGTCGGTCTGCCAGAAAATGCCTGTCGACTCGGAGATGATGCAGGTGTGGAACCTGTGGGGCGGGCTCATCTACGTGGTGGCTCCGCCCAACACGGAGGTAGATGGGGCTGAGGTCATGGTTCAGGTGGCCATACCGGCACCCTACTACAagtctg GTGTGACAACCCTTGCTGATTGGATGATCCTGCGCACTGCCCCCTCCCCTTGGGCGGAGCTGGAGTTTGAGAACATCATCCTGACGGTGCATTCGGATGTGGTGCGCGGCCTGGAGCGCCCTGATGAGGTCGCTGCGCTCTGGGATGACATCATGAGGGGCGTTGCTGACCTGGCCGCTGTGCCTGCCAAGTTCACCCGCAAGGAGCGCTTCGTAGCGGACGTCCAGATATCACAtg GCTTCATGCACGCGGGCTACCCCATCATGATCCAGTCCTGCTCCGCCGCAGAGCTGGTGAACGTTAAGCAGGCACGGAGCTCCGGCATCTGGGGGCCCATCCACGAGCTCGGGCACAACCAGCAGAGACGGGCCTGGGAGttcccccccaacaccaccgaGTGCACCTGCAACCTGTGGTCCGTGTACGTGCATGAGCAGGTTCTGGGGGTGGACCGGGGTCAGGCCCACCCCAACATGGCTCTGGTGAATCGGCAGATCCGGGCTGAGCAGTACGCCAAGGGGGGGCGGGACCTGGGGGCCTGGGACATGTGGACCGCCCTGGAGACCTACATGCAG CTCCAGGATGTGTTTGGCTGGGAGGCCTTCAAGAAGGTGTTTGCACAGTACCACACCATGCAGAACGTTCCTGGGGACAACGCGGGAAAGATGAACGTGTATGCACAGACCTTCTCCCAGGTGGTGGGGAAGAACCTGGCTTCCTTCTTTAAGGCCTGGGGCTGGCCCATAGATGGTGCCACTGAGGAGAAGCTCTCCTCCCTGCCAGCCTGGACAGACCACCCCATGGCTCAATACGGCTAA
- the si:dkey-243k1.3 gene encoding endonuclease domain-containing 1 protein-like: protein MHVLPSFLFSLSLSIVKADVVARFQDVPECLEYFYQGKVPEWGATTPGAARLCQRFANRYHFATLYDTTHRIAVYSAYRFQPSNGGGREKRWFVEPQLVNSSWAAEMKDGYWLGKDNPDIFLGERQALNEDYKHSGFVRGHLNPNGHHAVPGRNATFTLTNVVPQNPKFNQDAWRIHELDLSDIFRTQCSEAYVLVGAVPSTDNWIIKNNVRRVNIPDYMWNAYCCVDANGRPVLSGAATARNTEQNRVDQHSLTELSAFLQQFDTSPVGQLFHNHCQA from the exons atgcatgtcctcccctctttcctcttctccctttccctctccatcGTCAAGGCGGATGTAGTTGCTCGATTCCAGGACGTTCCGGAGTGTCTGGAGTACTTCTACCAGGGGAAGGTTCCGGAGTGGGGCGCCACCACGCCAGGTGCTGCCCGCCTATGTCAACGCTTTGCCAACCGGTACCACTTTGCCACGCTGTATGACACCACCCACCGCATCGCTGTGTACTCAGCCTACCGCTTCCAGCCCAGCAATGGTGGAGGCCGGGAGAAGCGCTGGTTTGTGGAGCCCCAG CTTGTGAACAGTTCTTGGGCAGCTGAGATGAAGGATGGTTACTGGCTGGGCAAGGACAATCCTGACATCTTCCTGGGTGAGAGGCAGGCCTTGAACGAGGACTACAAACACTCTGGCTTTGTCCGCGGGCACCTGAACCCCAATGGACACCATGCTG TCCCAGGTCGTAACGCCACCTTCACTCTGACCAACGTGGTTCCGCAGAACCCCAAATTCAACCAGGATGCGTGGAGGATCCACGAGTTGGACCTCTCCGACATTTTCCGGACCCAGTGTTCCGAGGCGTATGTCCTGGTGGGCGCCGTTCCCTCCACCGACAACTGGATTATCAAGAACAACGTAAGGAGAGTCAACATCCCCGACTACATGTGGAACGCCTACTGCTGCGTGGACGCGAACGGGAGGCCCGTTCTCAGCGGCGCCGCCACCGCTCGTAACACCGAGCAGAACAGGGTCGACCAGCACTCTCTGACCGAGCTCAGCGCTTTCCTGCAGCAGTTCGATACCTCGCCAGTCGGGCAGCTGTTCCATAACCACTGCCAGGCATGA